The following coding sequences are from one Lycium ferocissimum isolate CSIRO_LF1 chromosome 3, AGI_CSIRO_Lferr_CH_V1, whole genome shotgun sequence window:
- the LOC132050721 gene encoding uncharacterized protein LOC132050721 — translation MQISWSPHNPGRRFWTCPFYGAKKCKFFEWRDDPIDERSKFVIHKLIKKMEEQAVELKKKMEEQAVELKKKMAEEVGLTNEMEEGESSCIDRDIGNDNIEMAIGNENITTNEEMRVLQVEEEMKVSKLEEEMKVMKLEQEKRCRCFTINKFLILCFFGVVIWFIGCF, via the exons ATGCAGATTTCTTGGTCTCCTCATAATCCCGGAAGAAGATTTTGGACATGCCCATTCTATGGG gCTAAGAAATGTAAGTTCTTTGAATGGAGGGATGATCCTATTGATGAAAGGTCTAAGTTTGTTATTCACAAATTGATTAAGAAAATGGAAGAGCAAGCAgtggaattgaagaagaaaatggaagagcAAGCAgtggaattgaagaagaaaatggcGGAAGAAGTTGGTTTGACAAATGAAATGGAAGAAGGAGAGTCTTCTTGCATTGATAGAGATATTGGTAATGACAATATTGAAATGGCCATCGGTAATGAGAATATCACTACAAATGAAGAGATGAGAGTGTTACaggttgaagaagagatgaaagtgtcaaagcttgaagaagagatgaaagtgaTGAAGCTTGAACAAGAGAAGAGGTGTAGATGCTTTACTATTAACAAGTTTttgattttgtgtttctttggtGTTGTTATTTGGTTTATTGGGTGTTTTTGA